The Ciona intestinalis unplaced genomic scaffold, KH HT000794.1, whole genome shotgun sequence region AGTTTGTATCTACCtttatatttacttatatGAAAACTGCTTGAAAATGCCCTAgtaattatacaaaaatatcttACAAAATATCTTACAAAAATATCTTACAAAGTTTagatacattacaaaaatatctcatatacaaaaaaatacaaaaatatcatatacaaaaatatcacATACCAAAATatcatatacaaaaatatcacatacaaaaatatcatatacaaaaatatctcACAAAGTTTAGATACATTTGCACAGCCTTTTTAGTAAGGTTACCTGCTCTTAAAACCAGAGGAAGAAATCTTATGATTCACAAGCAACTCGCAAATATATCTTTCGGTTTCCTAGCACTATCATTACGATTAAAACTTTTGTGTAATTTTCCGTACCATAACagtcattttaacaaataaatgtcaTTAACATTTCTTAATTTCAtcaaatggtaaaaaatattatatgacTCTCACagaaatacagttaaaatatatagcaTTTGGCTCTCTTAACCTAAAACGGTCCTGTTTAAACCCTGTAAAATACTAAGAATATTATAACTCGACTGCAAGCATGTGTGTATGAATActccatgtgtgcctggtgtataaaaagacacccatggtattataacttaacagctAGCTTCAGCCATGGCCACATAGTACTTATTTTTGTAGCAATAATATAACGATAACAACACGCAATAACAGCACGGTGACATATATAACCTATAACCATTTAAAATACTAAGAAGTTATCTTACATTAAGTGATCATTTTTTCTTCTCTTCTTTTATCTGTGTCCTCTCCTCCAGGGTTTGATCCTCGAGAAGAGGAAGTTAATCAACGGGTACCGAAGATTTGATCCTCAGAGAGGAATGGAGTACATTCTTGATCTTCTTCTAACCGTCATCATCGAGAACGAAAATCAAGAAATTGAGCTGAGTCATCGTGTTAATATGCTCCGTCCGCTGAGTCAGGTTAgaattattacatcataattgaCAGATTTTGGGATTTCAGATTAAACTTGCGATCTGAGATTTGAATATGGTCTATATAGcatattcatatatagtagggtgggggaagatgggacacctttgacacataataaccaaatatcctgatcaggttttaaacaattgacaacgatctatgggagccgtgaggataaagttttataaaaaatcgttgaatgtttgtttactaccaaattggaggagaaaatagattggaaaggtatcccatcttcccccactctactatatagaaAGTTTAGTAGAAGGCCAATATGGCTATGGTTTAACGTTTAGGGATTCAGGACTGTACAGTTTAATTCAAGAACAAATAGATTTTAATGTGGGTTTTGTGTTATTAATACACCTATTTTCTGTCTGTTTTATCTTAATTCAGTACAAACAGTAATATTttcaatagttttaaattatacctaaaaatatatgatatatattatacatcaATGCATGCAGTTCTGTTTGTTGGGAtaaatggccaactctggcataaatcctagGTCCATGGTGTGATTCATTGTAGCgtaggacctcaccaatatagatTAAAATATGCATCACATAACTTAAGATCAtgccttttttaaatataaagaatattaCTAACCAAgtaacaatatattgttttaggtTGAAATTATTCCAATGCCTTATGTGACTGAATCAGCCAAAGTTCATATAATTCTCCCTCTCACCAAGCAAGAACGAGTTTATTTTGAAGCTTTCATGGATAAATATGCCAAGGTAGATttgcaaagaatatttatctAAATCATTGCCCTTTGATGATATAATTAGTAATTATCTTGGATAGGGTATGGTTCCAAGGCGTGAATACAAGAGGGGTCACAGCAGGGGTTGGAACACCCCCGATTGAATACAATTTTTCCAAGCAGAAACTTGCGGACTCCCCTTTTTAAATCCAAGGATACTCCCCGGcgtttgtttattaaacttagCTTGAGATACATTTTAACCAAGCAAACCATTTTTTCtcagaaaagtttaaaatatatataaattttttgtgTCCAAACCTTAACGAATGGACAAGCTGTTCTACCAATCTCCAATAAGAAAAAAGtcctattaatttttttatgaaaaatgtCTAAATATATGAATTTTGTCTCTATTGCCTAACTCTAACGAGTCATCAAAGTGTTCTAGAAATCTCCCAGATGTTTAATCTCAGccaaaatgtttcaaaatcaaaaaaatgtatttttaggtttgtttaaacaatgatgAAAATGTTGCTTTAAACATCGTGTTCGTGTATGACCCTGAAACTGCACAACGTATTCATCAAGATGATATATTTGCTGAGCAGAAACAACTTTTGCAAAGTTACGAGGTAAAAACGGTTTAAAACTGGTAACAATGTAATACACCCCAAGTCCCCAATAATGGTAAAGTTAAGAATGCCTTTGGGTCAAAATTAGCTTTGatgtatttagttttattcatAGTGTTTTATTTGCGTCGCATTTTTGGTCTTTTTACTTTACTGGTATTTTTTACTctaaaactaaagtaaaacTAGTTACATATGTTTTAGGCGCGTTATAAGAAAGATGGGAAAGAAGGAAAATTGATTCCCTGGGTTAGCATTAAAACTGAAGTTCCTTCACAGGTGAGAGGTGTATGTATGTATCAT contains the following coding sequences:
- the LOC100176303 gene encoding chondroitin sulfate synthase 2-like, producing the protein DEIKSLVPKLPEGERELSWAIGINPSFKPTNRWDIIVWDYFTEDYTLTCPGEVPKCDLTGVDKLDIQNILQIALDRLNEKYNPQGLILEKRKLINGYRRFDPQRGMEYILDLLLTVIIENENQEIELSHRVNMLRPLSQVEIIPMPYVTESAKVHIILPLTKQERVYFEAFMDKYAKVCLNNDENVALNIVFVYDPETAQRIHQDDIFAEQKQLLQSYEARYKKDGKEGKLIPWVSIKTEVPSQVRGVCMYHVCISMYVLANYS